From the Dromaius novaehollandiae isolate bDroNov1 chromosome 18, bDroNov1.hap1, whole genome shotgun sequence genome, the window TCTGGGTCTCAGCTTGTCATCTGTTCAGTGCAATCCCATCTGGCCCCGGGAGAGCGCTGATAGCAGCGCACTGCTTTTGTTAGAGCCGAACAGGACTGCAGACCGGCGGCttctctgagcccaggctgttcgagTGTGGCATGCGTCGCTTCCTCCCATTCACTTTGAAATCGTCTTCCTGGGGAAAACATCATCACCGAGCTGCACGGAGACTTCTGCAGGGAGTTTTCACTAGCAGTAAAGGACTTCCCCCGCCTGGCCTCCTACCAATGGCTCATGTTTGACTGGAAAAGCCTTCTTAGCTTCAAATGTCCCAGCTGCTCCGGGAAGAGGATGCTTGATTAGCTAATGAGGAGTCTCCTGAGATGGGTTTCAACTCTCACTGACCTATTGCTTGCTCTTAGGAGAGTCACTTCATTTCTGCATGTCAGCTGCCCCATCTGTGAAAGGGGGCAGTACTGCCCAGTAAAGCTCTTCCGAAGTCAGTGGAGGGAAATGCAGCACTGGGATTCagtaacaaatgaaaaaacaggcAGCTTCTCAGCTCAGTGATGCCATCAGCAGAGTGAACCCGTGAGGAAGACTAACAGTATCAGATACTAATGGCTGTCCAGCCTTGGGATGCCAAGTCCCCCCGGAGTCAGAGCCTCCCTCCTGGCTGAGCACGGCCCGGGTTCCTCGCACGGCTGGTCCTGGGACCTTAGTGTGAGAAAACCTGAAGCCAGCCTGGAGCCATTTCTTGCTGCTGGAGGCCTGCAGTGCCGCAGAAAGGTGTTTTATGGCCAGCCCTCTCCGTGCAGGTGCACCGTCGCTTTCCCTGTTTGACCTCATGCGTTTGCAGCTTCAGCCTCTGAACAGTGGTTTAAAAGGCTCTAATCGCAGCACCTGATGCAATCTCCAGTTTGCTCCAGCCTTCAGGATGATTCATTGTCCAGATCCTCCAGGCtctcttgcttcatttttgtccAGGCGCCAAATAGTTGTGCCTCCGTTAACCCCTTGCATTCCTCCGTTTGGAGCTGCCGCCGCTAAGCGGAGCACGTGGTGCTCGTGGCTTCGGGGTCTCGGGCGCCGAAGCTGCAGTAGTAACGCGCCCCGTGCAGAGAGGCGCTGCTGGGGCCCTGGTGGCTGCCAGATTCAGAATGAAGATGTCTTTCTCCTAGCAATTCTCCCAGCTTGACGTTTGTTAAGGCCTTTAAAACGTAATTGCCTAATAAAATGGTGCATGGGGGTTGGCGAAGAGTGCTGGCGTGGAGGTAGGGGCCTTTTCTttctgggggaggggagagggttTGGACATGTCCTCTGACTTGGGGGAAGTGAGGTTCCAGTTTAGTAATAACAGTGTAGTGCATATCTTGAAGGCCTCAGTAGCATGACATTAAAAAGAAGGCATTTAACATGGAAATCCCCAGAGGCAGAGATTAAAGTGAACAGGTGCTGGAAAAATGTTTCTGCATATTAGAACTTAATTAGATTTGAAAATGAATTCCAGATGGGCTAATTATGTGTGAGTTGTTGCAGGTTCTTTCTTGCAGGGGCAGGATTGTGTTTGGGAAGCTGATTTGGTTTGATTGGATTTGATTCCTGACTCTTAGGGTATCGCTGAGATCTAGGAGCAGGTTAGCTTTCAGGCCCTGTGATCTCTCTGAAAAGGCTCCACGTCTCCTACTGCTCCTGTCAGAGCTGCAGAGATCTGAGGCCACAAGCCACCAGCTCGCTGCAGAAATAACCACAGGGCCAACAACCTGTCATGTTCAAGGAGAAAAGATCCTTATCACAATTGCTTTTAAAAGGAGCTTCAAAGACTGGAAGGTAGATTTTTACAAAGGGAACTGTTTCTAGGGACAGAGGGTGCTTGGggaggaggtggggagggggctcggggaaggggccggggcggCGTTCGCCTCCGGCGGCGGAGCATGCCGGAGCCTGCTCGGGCGACGTCTGCGCGGGTCCGCTGGGAGAGCAGAGCGTGAGAGCGGGGCGCTGGCTGCCGCGCTGCATATTTGTGCTGTGTAAATACGAGCGTAACTGAGAAACGCTGATAGCGGAGGAGTGGCGCGCGCAAAGAGAAAATATAGCCTGTGAAGGGAGGATGTCAGCCATGGGCAGTTTATCCTGAAGCGTGCTGCTTGCTGGCTCAGCACTAGGAACGCTGCTCAAAACCCTGgaggagagctgctggaaagGCGCTGGAAGAGCAGAGTTCACAGCCTCTCGCCGAGCTCCCCGAAAGCCGGTGAGGTGTCGGGGTGACGGCTCTGCTGGTGTGCAGCAGCCCCGGGTCTGCCTCCAGCCACTGGGACTTGTGAAAGCTCAGTAAAAGTAAACTTTTATGTAGGGCTTCTGATTGGAAATTATGGGCGTATAATTTATACGTGGCTCAATGAATGATTTATAACCTGTTAAGTGATGATTTAGGTAGAAAATACAACCCCCTCGTACAGAATCTTTAATGAAAAGTGTCACTTCTTACGAATTTATTTCTGAAGCTGTGTTTGAACTCGGCATGTTTGACATAAATCAAGTCTAATTGTCATTTTATGATTAATGAACATATGCTGGCCATTTTTCTCCATAATTAAACTTTATGTTCAATTCATCTGGCAAAGCAAAACAAGTTTATGCTGTGCGATGTGCTAGCTTTTCAGGTCTGTGTATAAGGAAGTGCCTGGACTTCCAATTCCTGAGCAGAAGCAAGCAGTGAGATTAGACATTCATGGTCAGTTTTGCAGAGTCAGGTTTGCCTTGGttgggaaagcagatgtggagcTATCCCTCCTTTTTTTAGGACAACACTGCTTTTTAAACAGTATCTACCCTTTTCAGATAATGCCATCCATCTCTCTGGTGGTAATGACTGAGGCAAACAAGACAGAGGGGCCACATTCGTGATAAAACGCTCCCTTGGCTCACAAAGAAACAGAGGACCTGATTTACGAAGTTAGGGAGATCTCTAACCCCTATGAACTGCGGGGAATCGGGCAGTGCTGTATCAGCCCCAGTACCAATAAAGCAGCCTCGTGTGAACAGATTTTCTGCACCTTCGATGATCTGCCAAAGTTGAGAATTCCCAAGCTTCTGCGTGGGTGTCTCAAGTGCCGAATCCCTTAGGCTTCACACCACTTCCGCACTGAGGAATAATAAAAAACTCTTCTTCTTTCAGGACATAGACAAGTTTGGCAACGAGATCACACAGCTGGCTCGCCCGCTCCCTGTTGAGTACCTAATCATAGATGTGAGTATTCATTGCGCTTGTTTGGAACGAGAGATGGCCAGGGCAGAGTTTAAGTTCTTGACCCACCTCTGACATTTACATTGGAGTTTGCTTCATAGATCAGATTTCTTTCTaccctctttctcctctgctgccaGGCATTTCTAGCAGAGAGGCGCAGGAGATGGTACACTCTGGGGTAATTGCCGTGCTCTTTGGGAACGGTGTGTTGTGGTGCCAGAGAATGCATTTACTTCCTTGGGAGGCACTGCCTGGTTTGTCTTATCACTGTTATGAAATGGCACATAGCCATAAAACAGAGGAAGCAGCCAGCCCCAAGGATATGTGCGCTGGGCACTACCTCACGGGGAGCTAATTAGAAAGCTCCAGTTGTCTGTCTGTTAGCAGCAATTAAGAATCCGGCTCCTCGTAGTGACTCAGCAGACCAGGttggtgctacagaaatgctttctCTTAAGAGAGGGAGTACAAACAACAGCACAGAGCTTGGCTGGAGCAGGGCCGCTACCTGCCCGGCGGCAAACATTGCCAGGCACTGGGGCATAGCTCTGCCCTTTGGCTTGAACGGAAATTGTTATGGAGTGGAAGGCAGGAAAGCAAATAATTTGGATGACAGATGATAGTGCCGGAGCTGAAGATGGTGCCAGTAACGATTAAATCCCCTCAGAGCAACTGGTCTAGTCCAGCTGCCCCTGGCACGAGCAGACTGTCCTGCAGGCCCGGGGAAGCTGGCAGGCTGGAGACTTCCACTCGCTCTTCCTTCTCGCCCGTTTGCTATCTGGTGCGTGTGTCGCTTATCAGAGCAGCATTCGGACTGACGGCCTTGACGTGTGATTCACACGGAGAAATACTGTGTATGGAACAATGGGCCCATTGTGCGGGGCCTTCAGACGCCCCATTCCGATCGGCAGCGTTGGAACATATTTATTACTCAAGTAGTAAAGGCATCTGTTTCCGGACTACCTGGGGTGTAATTAAGATGAAAACAGATTGACAGAGCATGCATTTAGGAGGAGTCTGGAACGacagaaagctgcatttctgaAGCATCTTGTTTtgtctctcaaaaaaaaaaaagttaatactgTACTGGCAGgtatttctgcatttctgcttATGGAGAGTGTCTCCGACAGGGCCCAGCAGTCGGTAACCAACACCAAAGATCTATAACCGCAGAATCAGGAGTGGTGTAAATGCCAGTAGCGGGCCCAAACGCTGGCTTCTGAGCTTAGTCACTTCTAAATTTGTGCACGATGTTGTATTACCTCTTCGTTCCCGTTTGGCACAGGGTGCAGGGAGGACGCAGGTTTAGTGCAGTCCTGAGCCTGGGGTGGCTGAGGGAAGCGCGTGGGGCCAGAAGGGCTCAGCCCATGTAGAGCACCCCACGGCTGCTGCCTCGGAGTAGTTGGAGAAGTTGCTGGATCCTGCCGGGAGCACGTGCAGGCGCTGCCGGGAGAGCGCTGCTCCGCAGcaggggggcaccgggggctcccagcagcccagcaAGGCTGCTGCGCTGGCACGTCGAGGGATCGGGGCAGGCGTCTGGCTCGCCCTGCGAAGGATGAAGGAAGGGTTCGCTGCTTCGACAGGGTGAGGGATTTCACCCCGAGCAAGGGCGCTGGGCTGGAGGAAGCAGGGATTATGCTTGGATGCTCGAGCAGCAGTGAAGTCCTTCTCACGCCGAGAAGAGCCTGTATCAGCctctgagctgctgcaggtgtCAGTTGAGTGTGGTTGTGTCAGATGCACCCAGCTCTTGAGTGTCATTGTCAGTGAGGATTTCAGAGGCAGGTCTTTGTGACACCAAGAATCTCTTGTTCTGTAATGTATCTCTCACCAGTGTTTTCATTCCCTTCATCTTCCCCCAGCATCCCTCTGTTAAGTGAAGTGTGCAGGCGTTTTGCTTGGCACCCTTTCCAGCCCGGAAGAAAGCGGCACAGTCCCCTCATTACCCCGTGGTCAGGCATGGGGGCCACGCTCTCCCCGTCACCCTCTGATTTTCAGATTACCCCCAGGACGCCCCAAACAGCAGCTAGCTGGTGCAGGGCTGAGCTGCGTCCCGGTGGCTTTCCCCCATGGGGACCTTCTCCAAAGCACCTCACTGTGCGAGTTCAGTACGTTTCCTCCCAGCTTAGTTAAAAATGGCCACCAGGAACTAAGGGATCTGCTGACTGGAATATCACTTTAAACATTAACAGCCATCAGAAGATCCGTGTTGGAATTGCCTCGCTCACTTCCTGGCTGAGCTCTAACACGTAGCAGGGGCTGCTCTTGGCTATCGGGAGCCTTGCTTCCCACGTCCCACTTGCCTCTCCTGCTCTCGTTGCTCTAATGGTCCTTTCTTGGTTTTTCAGATTACTACGACTTTCCCCAAGGATCCAGTCTACACTTTTTCTATTTCTCAAAATCCATTCCCCATCGAGAACCGTGATGTGCTGGGAGAAACTCAGGTAAGGAGTGATTCGTACCAAAGCTGCGTTTAATACAGATGTGTCTGTCTGCTTCCCCTCTGCTTGCTAACATCCGAGAAGGGATGGCTGCAGTCGTGCCCTTAAATCACCTCTTCGGGGTTTGGTTCGGCCTCTGCCAAGCAGGCAGCCACGCTTCCTGCACTGAGCAGCATCTGCACGCAGAGCAGCCCGCCGGACACGCCAGTCCCCACCCATTCGGTGATGAGATCCAGGCCTCGCTCTTCGCCGGGGCTGGTGTCTCCCAGATAGCACTAAAGAGGTGTCAGTTCTGCTGTGTGTGTTCGTGCGTGGGATCTAGCAGGGTTTTAACCTCACAGGGACAAGACAGGACCTGCTTCTCCCCGTGGATAGGAACAGGGACAAGGGTCTACTACCCCAGCTCAGGGAACACGGACTTTTATTCCTGgactgatttttaaaatcctgAGACCTTTAACTGAAAGGGGCCCAGACAGCATtgagcagaggcagctgctggacagctcgAGGCATACACTGATTTTTGCCAGCTGAAGGAAGGTTTAAGTTGCTTTAAAGCAGCAACATACAGCTTCTCTAACGAGGCTATGCCAAAGGTGTCGATAACCTCTTTGAAAGTAGTCACAGAATGGCTGTTGCCCATCGTGGCTCTGTCAACAGACCAGGAGAGAAAGTTGGCTGATTGGCAACAACTCTGATTCTCACTTCTCAAGGTGGCCTGGGTTTGAGAGCAGAGAATGAGCGGTGCTtggcagcagaggctggggaaAGAGGGGCTGCTTTGTCCTCATCTGCCCCTTTCCTTAAGGGACTGGGCTGTGAATTGAGCGGAGTGGCCACTGCTCAGCGTGTCCTGGATCTGGGATCAGCTCTGTGCTGGGGTGGTTCAAGTGGCTGGATAAGAGATATTGTGGACCCAAAGATCCTCTTTTCTGGAAATCCAGTAAGCTGCAGTTCAGTCTGACAACCCGTGATCTGATTTCAGGATGGTCTCTGCACGTTGCAGCTGATGCTCAAAAGAGACAGGAATGTTATAATGTCTGCTCAGGGGTCTGAGTAGGAAAATCATGTTACCACTCTGTGGGGTGAAAAGTGACctctttttttattgcttttccatCTCTGTAGGACTTCCACAGCTTGGCCACGTACCTGTCCCAAAACACTTCCTCGGTTTTCCTAGACATCATTTCTGATTTCCATCTGCTCCTCTTCTTGGTCACGAATGAGGTCATGCCTCTGCGGGTACGTAACCAGGAGGAAACGGTCGTGTCGGCGTCGCCGTGCACGAGGCCCCGAGCTCCTCGCGCAGTGTCGTTCACGTGTGCGAGGAGAGCGTTTCGGGCCCGCAGTTCCCCCGGTTGGGTGTCTGCTTCTGCAGCGTGGGACATGGAACTGGCCGCACGCCTGTTCTTCCAGGCTGACCTTTCGGTAGACGATCGAAAAAGGGAAACTAAAGTCCCCGACTAGACCAAAAGCTCTCAAAGTGCTGCTTGGATCAACGAGTGGGTGGTGGTTGTTAGCACGGTTGCAGACCGGATAGAGCCAACTTGGCTACAGCTCTGAGAGctggaaacatttaaaaatctcaGAATCAGAAATTCCTGTTGTAACGATAACAAGATCAGAGCCCCCAAATCTCTGTGAGGCCAACAACTTCCTGTCTTCGCAGTTCTGCCTCTCTTGGCTTGGCACTGGGAGCTTGGCTGTTGCCCAGGCCCCCGTTAACATCTGCGGTGTCGGACGTTCCCATTTTTAAGCCGcacgccagcagaaagaggcatGTGTTTGCCAGAGGCTTCGAGGGCGCTGCGGACTGAGCATGTGCCGGGCAGCTGGGCTGACCCTGGGCAGCTGGAGATCAGGCCGGGGCTGCGTGCGGGGTTGGGTGCGGGGAGCCGTCGCTCTCCGGCATGGCTGCTTTGCACCCCGCTGGAGCGAGGCTCAGCCCCCGACGCCGGCCCGCTCTCCTGCATTTGGCTGCAGCCTAGCTAGGAAATGCTGTTCTTCACGCAGAGGAAACGAAGCATCCAGGTTTTAGGGGGACGTCTGAAGGGGAGGGAGCAGAAGGACTAAGCTCCATCTTTTTTCCTGCTGGTGTACATCACTTGTGCAATTCAAAGGGCCGTTTAGGAAGGGGTGACAGCACAGACTGACAGCTCCGTCTAATCCCTTGCTGTGGctggtggggagggcagggaggcacTTGCCTGGGTCACAGCTCCGGCCTGCGCACCGGGAGGAGTGTCTGGCTCTCATTTCcctcttctggtttccaggaCAGCATCAGCTTGTTGCTAGAGGCCGTGAGGACCAAGAATGAGGAGCTCGCACAGACATGGAAGAAATCTGAGCAGTGGGCCACCATCGAGCAGCTCTGCAGTAAGAAATGGGGTCTCTCTGCGACCCAGCCCATCTtccctggggccggggctgggctgaGCGGGCCGGTGTGTGCACAGCACTGCGCTCGAGCCAGAGAGGGCTCGGAGGGGGCCCTGGGCAGCATCTATGCCAGGCAGACGGGAAACTAGCACCAAGCAGCGCAGGGGAATGGGTCTGGGGAGGCTGCGGAGTGGGGGATCTTTAATTCCTGGCTGTGGGGCACCAAGATCTGCCGCCTGTGCTGTGGGAACCTCCCGTGGTGCCAGCCTTGGGGGcgagggcagggaggagggagaggctccTGCCCTGTTTGGGGAGAGAAAATTTGCACTGGGTTTATACAGGGGACCTGCCCGGCTCCGacgcttctctctctccctggtcTGACGGGGTTCTCCCTCCTCCAGGCACAGTCGGCGTCCAGCTCTCAGGACTACACGAGTACGGTGCCATGGGCGGCTCGACGCACGCCGTGTCGGCAGCCATGTGGGCTTGCCAGCACTGCACCTTCATGAACCAGCCGGGCACGGACCACTGCGAGATGTGCAGCCTGCCCCGGACCTAGCCCCGCCAGCACGGCGGCAGACTCCAATACAGAGCAAACCCTTGAGCAGCAGGAGTGGTGCTCGCCCCCTCTCCATCCTCGCCTCCGCTCCCCGCGCTCGGGCACCCCGGGGCATGGAGccgggcaggggagggggtggCTCCAGCTCTCCCCTTACTCTCTGCGCTCCCTTCCAGGGACGGCCCCGCAGCCACGGGGGGAGACGATGCCCTGGGTTTAGCTCAGCCCTGGCCCCCGCCCAGGAAACCACCTTAACCTCAGTCTCTGTTCGAGACCCCAGGACTGGACTCTCCCCCCTGCCACCTCCCCTGTCCCCTAGTGCAGCGCTGTCTTGGCCTGATCCCCTGGGGCCTGCCTGCTCCACACGTGCAGGCTGggcggggggcttggggggggggggccacacgCGTGGCTAGCTGGGGCACGTCTCTCCCTGCACGCTTGCTTGCccgagggggagggggaggctgcgGCAGGTCCCtggcccccagctctgctccccgtTCCCGGTGCACGCGCGTCGCTGCAGCCAGCCTCGGGTGCCTGGGCAGGCTCAGCCCAGCCGTAACGACAGCTTTCACGCTAAACGGCCTCTGCGAGGCGAGCATATGACTGAACAGCGTCGGGCCAGACAGCAGCGCTgccaggccgggccccgcgcgcTGGCAGCTCTCCCGGAGCAGGACGGGCCCCCTTTGGCACCAGGCAAGGAGTGGGCATGTGCCAGCTCTCAGCTTGGCATCGCTCCCGCCGCTCACCCGGCACGTGCAGCACTGAGTCGGGCTCGCTCTGCAGAGATGCTGCGGCCCTGGGCAGTCCCGGCTCAGCTGCGGGCTGGATGCGACCccaggggctgtgggaggggtgCTGCTGGGGCCTGGGCGCAGCTTGCAGGTGTCCTTGTCCCCACTCCTGCTGCCACTGTCCCTGCAGGCAGTGGGGTtaggcacagccaggagcagtgCCCGCCTGCTGTCTGGGGCTGCACTGGTCCAGCGCCTGGGGCAGGTGCTGAGCGCCTGGGGCAGCAGCCCGTGCCCTCCTTCGGAGCGAGGCTGTGCTGGGGGAGCACCGCAACTCGTGcagccgcctcgcctcgcctgcTGCGTGCCCAGGCTCTGCGCTGGGCCCTCTCCACCGCGGCGGGACCTGCAGACGCTTGCGCACGCATGGCTCTGGCACTGCCACTGTCCTCCCCCCGGGGCTGACTCCCTCCCTGGTGCCTGCATCTTTTTTGAGCACGTCCTGCCCCGGTGCAGGGGCTGGGCCGGAGCCGGGTGTCGGGGTCCCTGTTTGACCCCCTCTGGCCGTGCTGGGGCTGCGCATGTACCCTCCGCGACCGTCTGCGGGGGACGAGCACGGTGGGGCTGGCGAGGGCAGCTGGGTGCTTGCAGGGCCTCTCCGACCCGCTGCCCGCCCCAGCGCTGTCCCTGCCCCAGCGCCGTAGGTTTGGGTCCTACTTAAACCACCAGAGCACCGTTTCCAGTGCTGTCCTGTGCCCAAACACCCGTCTCGCAGGACAGAGGCGCGAGTCCTTGCACAGCCCTGTCCCAGCAGCGTGGCACCGCCGCCCCTGCCTTCACCCGGCACGGGGCGGTGGGACAGATGGACCCTGCCTCGGCGTGCGCCGCAGGGCCGGTGGCTCCGCAGGGTCCCCGGCTCCCCTGGGCACCCCCTGCTCGACAGCCTCCCCCGTCCCTCGCTGCTGCCCGCGAGCGCCCGGCCTGCCTCCACGGGCTCTGCCTTGGCTGCCGAAGGCTTCGCCCCGCTGTGCCCGGAggagcagccggcagccccagccccgctgcagggGCTGCATCTACGGCGCTTCCCGGAGCCCTGTGCTGCGGCTGCGGTTTGCTTCTCCCCTTGGTTTGTCGGTGTTTGGGGTTGCAGCGGTTTGCGGTGCCTGGACTGGACTGACCCGGACGCAGGGTCTGCAAGTAACGTTGAATAAAGCACCTGAAACGTGAGCCAGCGCGATGCCTCCTGCCATTTGTTCCCCGGGGCAACCCGCGGCCCTGGCGAGATGCTCCCGCCCCGGTGCCCGGCTCTGCCAGCCCCGGAGCCTGGCGTCCCCGCTGCCCGCAGCGGCCCAGGGCGGTCTGTTTGCAGTCAGCGGCACGGCCGCCAGCCGCGTGTGGCTGGGCCCCGCGCCAGGCCGCTGTGttaaaaggggaaggaaggagccgCTGGGAGCCAGAGCCGGGGGTAGCCGAGCCCGGACGAGCGGCTGCCTCCGTCCGCGCCAGCCGGGACCTCAGCGCAGCAGGTAGGAGGCAGAAACGATCCCTTTGGCTCCGGGTCCCACGTGCCACCGGCAGCCCGGCCCTCGGGGCGCGACGGCCCACGGCTGCAAGCCCCGGGGCCCCGACTGGGGCCGGCGCCTTGCAGCTCCCGGGAGCGCTGGTCCGTGGGGACGGCGGCTCCGGAGCTGCTCTCCCGGTCCCACGCGTGGGGCAGGACGTGGGAGCAGGCGGCCTGGGAGGGTCTGCGCAAAGGGGTCTCCAGGCGCCTctccggggccgggggagcctcCCCTGGGCTCGGCAGCGCCGGAGCGGGGTCGGCCGCGGGGACGCGACGCCTTCGCCGGGCGCTTCTCACCCGCCCTCTCCCGCAGCGGCACCGCGATGCGGCTTCTCCCCCTCCTGCTGCTGGCGGCCCTGGGCTGCGCGGCCAAGCCGAAGCGGCCGGCGGCGGACGAGGGGGCGGACGGTAACTCCCCGCGGCTCGGGACCCCCTTCCCCGCCaggccggggggcagcggcggcgtgGGGCcggccccggtgtcccccccggCCAGCCCGCCCCGTCCCCTGCCGCCCCTGCAGCCCAGCGGGCCGCCCCCAAGGGCTGCGCCAACCTCACCGTGGTCCTCGACAACTGGAAATTCGCCATCACGTCCCAGATGAGGAACCTGCTGCTCTTCGACCACGAGACGGTGCTGCCCGACTACGggaggtgaggggcggcggggggcggcgggggcggcccgggggggccccggcctgacgcccgccgcccgccgcaggATCCGCTCGCTCTCCGGGGCCCTGGACCACCTCTACGAGGATTTCAGCGCCCTGaaggagcagctggggcagctgacGGCCCGCTTTGCCGAGGTGGAGGCCTTCGCCGAGGAGCTGAGCGGGGCCCAGCGCCCCACACGCCGCCGcaggccgcccccgcccgcccgccggccccccgccaccccgcactagccgccccgcggctcccgagCACACGTGCCGCGAGTTCGAGGGGCCTCAGCCTCACCCGAGGGCAAGTTCAccccactgctgctgctggagctgcccgAGCATCGTCCCGCCGGCGGCCAGACCTTGCCCGCAGAGGCCCGGGGTGCAGACgggggacaccgcggggacacTGGGTGCGGGATGGCCCCGGGGGGGCGGTGGGCAAAGCTTGGTGCCCCCCCGGCACTCGCACGCTTTCAATAAAGTCCCCGTCACCAGCACCCTCGCTGCTCTCATCACTGCACCCGCCAGCGCCGTGTCCCTCACGGTGTCCCGGTGTCACGTCATGGGGCAGCCCTGTGTCCCTTCAGGGATGTCATGTCCCCtcatggtgtccccatgtccccttgagggatgtccctgtgtccctcgtgctgtccccatgtccctcacaaggtgtccccatgtccccttggGAGATGTCCTCATGTTCCTTGGgggatgtccccgtgtcccctcatggtgtccccgtgtccccttgGGAGATGTCCTCATGTCCCTTGGGgaatgtccccgtgtcccctcatggtgtccccatgtccccttgagggatgtccccgtgtcccttgtgctgtccccatgtccctcacaaggtgtccccatgtcccttgggggatgtccctgtgtcccctcatggtgtccccatgtccccttgagggatgtccccgtgtcccttgtgctgtccccatgtccctcacaaggtgtccccatgtcccttgggGGATGTCCCCTCACGGTGACCCCATGTCCCTTGGGggatgtccctgtgtcccctcatggtgtccccgtgtccctcacaggacgtccccatgtcccttgggggatgtccccatgtccccttggGAGATGTGCCCATGTCCCCCACAGGGTGTCCCCGTGTTCCCTTGGGagttgtccccgtgtcccctcgcagtgtccccgtgtccctcacaGTGtccccgttgcccccccccccccgaggtgtCCCAGTCCCCTCGCAGTGTCCCGCTGTCCCCGCgtcccgccgcggccgctgcgcgcCCGCCCCAGCCGAGCTGGAGGGCGGGCAGGACGCCCGGGCCCCCCgggggtcccggtc encodes:
- the LOC135330274 gene encoding uncharacterized protein LOC135330274: MPPAICSPGQPAALARCSRPGARLCQPRSLASPLPAAAQGGLFAVSGTAASRVWLGPAPGRCVKRGRKEPLGARAGGSRARTSGCLRPRQPGPQRSSGTAMRLLPLLLLAALGCAAKPKRPAADEGADAQRAAPKGCANLTVVLDNWKFAITSQMRNLLLFDHETVLPDYGRIRSLSGALDHLYEDFSALKEQLGQLTARFAEVEAFAEELSGAQRPTRRRRPPPPARRPPATPH